Genomic segment of Methanolobus mangrovi:
GCTGGTTCTTAAGATCAAGGCTGCTTGTGGGTTCATCAAGCAAAAGAAGCTTTGGATTCTGGGCAATCGCACGTGCGATACCCACTTTCTGAAGTTCTCCTCCACTGAGTTCGTCTATGTATCTCAGGGCCATGTCCTCAAGATGTAATTTCTTGATGGTTGCTTCCACAAGCATCACATCTTCCGGGGATATGTTCCATTTCATGTGCGGCATCCTGCCAAGAAGGATTGCATCGAAAGCTGTCAGTCTGGCAGGCTCACATCTCTGCGGCACATATCCCAGACGTCTTGCAATTTCTATTTGCTCCAGTTTGAGGACGTCCTCATTCTCGATGAGTACAGCTCCTTTTTTTGGTTTGAGAATAGCATTCATACATTTGAGTAGTGTGGTTTTTCCCACACCATTAGGTCCGAGTATTGACAATATCTCATTCCTTTTCAGCTCAAATTTTATATCCTTCAGCACTTCCTTGCTTTTGTATTGGAATTCCACTCCCTCTACTTCCAGTATCATATCCTTCTTCCTCTCAGTATAAGGTAAATGAATGTAGGTGCGCCCAAAAATGATGTTAGGACGGCAACAGGTAATTGGTAAGGCTCCATCATCACTCTTGCCGCTGTATCTGCGCAAAGAAGGAGCAATGC
This window contains:
- a CDS encoding ABC transporter ATP-binding protein codes for the protein MILEVEGVEFQYKSKEVLKDIKFELKRNEILSILGPNGVGKTTLLKCMNAILKPKKGAVLIENEDVLKLEQIEIARRLGYVPQRCEPARLTAFDAILLGRMPHMKWNISPEDVMLVEATIKKLHLEDMALRYIDELSGGELQKVGIARAIAQNPKLLLLDEPTSSLDLKNQLEILDTIREVVRKENVSAIMTMHDLNLAFRYSDKFLFLKNGTIFAAGSMSDITPQIIHEVYGVPVTIQNYMDVSVVIPV